A single region of the Stenotrophomonas sp. Marseille-Q4652 genome encodes:
- the trbL gene encoding P-type conjugative transfer protein TrbL, giving the protein MNDVTIIDQFLNTFAAYIDSGFGLLRGEVAFLTATLIVIDMTIAGLYWAMSHATGQGEDVIAKLLRKVLYVGAFAYIINNFNWLASIVFRSFAGLGITATGSAITMENFLQPGRLAKTGIDAGAPILEQIGEMAGFPEVFVNLDPIVVMFLAWLVVVLCFFVLAIQLFITLIEFKLTTLAGFVLVPFALWNKTAFLAEKVLGNVVASGVKVLVLAVIVGIGSGLFAQFQVHPAEPSIDHALVIMLASLTLLALGIFGPGIATGLVSGAPQLGAGAMAGAAVGAAGTAVAIGAAATGVGSAVAAGARMAPAAAKLAGSGARAATSAASSAKSAFQAGSAAAGGGAKGAMAGLGNVAKTGAQAAGRGAASRASAAGQRMAAPFRAGWNGAAADGGAGAASGQGAAGEAASGAATAQTQEQPAWAKRLHRRQQLTHAATTTAHALRGGDGGGSGQGPSLRDSDS; this is encoded by the coding sequence ATGAATGATGTGACCATCATCGACCAATTCCTCAACACCTTTGCCGCTTATATCGACTCGGGTTTCGGGCTGCTGCGGGGCGAAGTGGCGTTCCTCACGGCCACGCTGATCGTCATCGACATGACGATCGCCGGCCTGTATTGGGCCATGAGCCATGCCACCGGCCAGGGCGAGGACGTGATCGCCAAGCTGCTGCGCAAGGTGCTCTACGTCGGTGCCTTCGCCTACATCATCAATAACTTCAACTGGCTGGCCAGCATCGTGTTCCGCTCGTTTGCGGGATTGGGCATCACCGCCACCGGCTCGGCCATCACGATGGAGAACTTCTTGCAGCCGGGCCGGCTGGCGAAAACCGGTATCGACGCTGGGGCGCCGATTCTGGAGCAGATCGGCGAGATGGCGGGCTTTCCCGAAGTGTTCGTGAACCTCGACCCCATCGTGGTGATGTTCCTCGCGTGGCTGGTCGTGGTCTTGTGCTTCTTCGTGCTGGCGATCCAACTGTTCATCACGTTGATCGAGTTCAAGCTGACCACGCTCGCCGGATTCGTGCTGGTGCCATTCGCGCTCTGGAACAAGACCGCGTTCCTCGCCGAAAAGGTCTTGGGCAACGTAGTGGCCTCCGGCGTCAAGGTTCTGGTGCTGGCCGTGATCGTCGGTATCGGCTCGGGCTTGTTCGCTCAGTTCCAAGTCCATCCCGCCGAGCCGTCTATCGACCACGCGCTGGTCATCATGCTGGCCTCGCTCACCTTGCTGGCGCTCGGGATCTTCGGCCCCGGCATCGCCACGGGCCTCGTGTCCGGTGCGCCGCAGCTCGGCGCTGGCGCAATGGCCGGTGCTGCTGTCGGCGCTGCCGGCACGGCTGTCGCCATCGGCGCCGCCGCGACGGGCGTGGGTAGCGCCGTGGCTGCTGGTGCGCGCATGGCCCCGGCTGCCGCCAAGCTGGCCGGTAGCGGTGCGCGCGCCGCCACGTCGGCGGCCAGCAGTGCGAAGTCGGCGTTCCAGGCCGGTTCCGCCGCCGCTGGCGGCGGCGCAAAGGGCGCGATGGCGGGCCTGGGCAACGTCGCTAAGACCGGCGCGCAGGCAGCCGGGCGAGGCGCTGCATCCCGCGCTTCCGCTGCCGGGCAACGCATGGCCGCTCCCTTCCGCGCTGGCTGGAATGGCGCTGCTGCCGATGGCGGCGCGGGTGCGGCATCCGGTCAGGGTGCCGCAGGCGAGGCCGCATCCGGCGCCGCTACGGCGCAGACACAGGAACAGCCCGCTTGGGCCAAGCGCCTGCATCGCCGCCAGCAACTCACCCACGCCGCGACCACCACCGCCCACGCGCTGCGCGGTGGCGATGGCGGCGGCTCCGGCCAGGGGCCGAGCCTGCGCGATTCCGATTCATAA
- the trbJ gene encoding P-type conjugative transfer protein TrbJ, whose amino-acid sequence MKKRLIAAAIAAMLCTATAHAQWVVVDPTNLVQNTLTAIRTLEQINNQIQQLQNEAQMLMNQARNLASLPSSVVNQLRANLATTERLIAQARGLAYDVTNLDREFQRLYPEQYAATVSGDQMYRDAQERWRNTLNGLQTTMRMQAQVSQNLGEDESVLADLVGKSQSAEGALQAMQAMNQLLALQAKQSIQSQRLQITQDRAASLELARQAAATERAREVRRRFLGEGTPYTPQSVNFYGN is encoded by the coding sequence ATGAAGAAGCGTCTTATCGCCGCTGCCATCGCGGCCATGCTTTGCACCGCCACTGCCCATGCGCAATGGGTCGTGGTCGATCCCACCAACCTCGTGCAGAACACGCTGACCGCGATCCGCACGCTGGAGCAGATCAACAACCAGATCCAGCAGCTCCAGAACGAAGCGCAGATGCTGATGAACCAGGCGCGCAACCTCGCCAGCCTGCCGTCTAGCGTGGTGAACCAGTTGCGCGCCAACCTGGCGACGACCGAGCGACTGATCGCCCAGGCTCGCGGCTTGGCCTACGACGTGACGAATCTGGATCGGGAGTTCCAGCGCCTGTACCCGGAGCAGTACGCCGCCACCGTGAGCGGCGACCAGATGTACCGCGACGCGCAGGAGCGTTGGAGGAACACGCTCAATGGCCTGCAAACCACCATGCGGATGCAGGCCCAGGTGTCGCAGAACCTGGGTGAAGACGAAAGCGTGCTGGCCGACCTCGTGGGAAAGAGCCAGTCGGCCGAAGGTGCGTTGCAGGCGATGCAGGCCATGAATCAGTTGCTGGCCTTGCAGGCCAAGCAGTCGATCCAGTCGCAGCGGCTCCAGATCACGCAAGACCGGGCGGCGTCGCTGGAGCTGGCGCGGCAGGCGGCGGCCACGGAGCGCGCCCGCGAAGTACGGCGGCGTTTCCTGGGCGAAGGCACGCCGTACACGCCGCAGTCCGTGAACTTCTACGGCAACTGA